The proteins below are encoded in one region of Helicoverpa armigera isolate CAAS_96S chromosome 11, ASM3070526v1, whole genome shotgun sequence:
- the LOC110381149 gene encoding allatotropins isoform X1 → MNFSMHLAVAVAAAACLCIVAAAPEGRITRTKQQRPTRGFKNVEMMTARGFGKRDRPHTRAERDVEHQAPTSRSHRGTPTFKSPTVGIARDFGKRAPELDGEDQDSYEPHARRKFNPKSNLMVAYDFGKRSGNDDVNDEEEEIRVTRGVFRPNSNVLIARGYGKRAPLPKNDRAVYGLDNFWEMLEASPEREGQDANDEKTLESIPLDWFVNEMLNNPDFARSVVRKFIDLNQDGMLSSEELLRNVV, encoded by the exons ATGAATTTCTCAATGCACCTGGCAGTAGCAGTTGCAGCCGCGGCCTGCCTCTGCATAGTGGCCGCAGCCCCCGAGGGGCGGATCACCCGCACCAAACAGCAGCGCCCCACCCGTGGCTTCAAGAACGTCGAGATGATGACCGCTAGGGGATTCGGCAAGCGCGACAGACCACACACTAGGGCTGAGC GGGACGTTGAGCACCAAGCGCCGACTAGCCGCTCGCACCGCGGCACGCCCACTTTTAAGAGTCCCACAGTTGGGATCGCGAGGGATTTCGGTAAAAGAGCCCCGGAATTGGACGGTGAAG ACCAAGACAGCTATGAGCCCCACGCTCGCAGGAAGTTTAACCCCAAGAGCAACCTCATGGTCGCCTACGACTTTGGCAAAAGGAGTGGTAATGATGACGTTAACGATGAAG AGGAAGAAATTAGAGTGACCAGGGGAGTTTTTAGACCCAACTCAAACGTACTTATCGCCAGGGGTTACGGCAAAAGGGCCCCTTTGCCAAAGAACGATCGAG CAGTGTACGGCCTGGACAACTTCTGGGAAATGTTGGAGGCTTCGCCCGAGCGGGAAGGTCAGGACGCTAATGATGAGAAGACTTTGGAAAG CATTCCTCTGGACTGGTTTGTGAACGAGATGCTGAACAACCCAGACTTCGCGCGATCTGTGGTCCGCAAGTTCATCGACCTCAATCAG GACGGCATGCTATCATCGGAGGAACTACTAAGGAACGtcgtataa
- the LOC110381149 gene encoding allatotropin isoform X2: MNFSMHLAVAVAAAACLCIVAAAPEGRITRTKQQRPTRGFKNVEMMTARGFGKRDRPHTRAERDVEHQAPTSRSHRGTPTFKSPTVGIARDFGKRAPELDGEDQDSYEPHARRKFNPKSNLMVAYDFGKRSGNDDVNDEAVYGLDNFWEMLEASPEREGQDANDEKTLESIPLDWFVNEMLNNPDFARSVVRKFIDLNQDGMLSSEELLRNVV; encoded by the exons ATGAATTTCTCAATGCACCTGGCAGTAGCAGTTGCAGCCGCGGCCTGCCTCTGCATAGTGGCCGCAGCCCCCGAGGGGCGGATCACCCGCACCAAACAGCAGCGCCCCACCCGTGGCTTCAAGAACGTCGAGATGATGACCGCTAGGGGATTCGGCAAGCGCGACAGACCACACACTAGGGCTGAGC GGGACGTTGAGCACCAAGCGCCGACTAGCCGCTCGCACCGCGGCACGCCCACTTTTAAGAGTCCCACAGTTGGGATCGCGAGGGATTTCGGTAAAAGAGCCCCGGAATTGGACGGTGAAG ACCAAGACAGCTATGAGCCCCACGCTCGCAGGAAGTTTAACCCCAAGAGCAACCTCATGGTCGCCTACGACTTTGGCAAAAGGAGTGGTAATGATGACGTTAACGATGAAG CAGTGTACGGCCTGGACAACTTCTGGGAAATGTTGGAGGCTTCGCCCGAGCGGGAAGGTCAGGACGCTAATGATGAGAAGACTTTGGAAAG CATTCCTCTGGACTGGTTTGTGAACGAGATGCTGAACAACCCAGACTTCGCGCGATCTGTGGTCCGCAAGTTCATCGACCTCAATCAG GACGGCATGCTATCATCGGAGGAACTACTAAGGAACGtcgtataa
- the LOC110381149 gene encoding allatotropin isoform X3 → MNFSMHLAVAVAAAACLCIVAAAPEGRITRTKQQRPTRGFKNVEMMTARGFGKRDRPHTRAERDVEHQAPTSRSHRGTPTFKSPTVGIARDFGKRAPELDGEDQDSYEPHARRKFNPKSNLMVAYDFGKRSGNDDVNDEVYGLDNFWEMLEASPEREGQDANDEKTLESIPLDWFVNEMLNNPDFARSVVRKFIDLNQDGMLSSEELLRNVV, encoded by the exons ATGAATTTCTCAATGCACCTGGCAGTAGCAGTTGCAGCCGCGGCCTGCCTCTGCATAGTGGCCGCAGCCCCCGAGGGGCGGATCACCCGCACCAAACAGCAGCGCCCCACCCGTGGCTTCAAGAACGTCGAGATGATGACCGCTAGGGGATTCGGCAAGCGCGACAGACCACACACTAGGGCTGAGC GGGACGTTGAGCACCAAGCGCCGACTAGCCGCTCGCACCGCGGCACGCCCACTTTTAAGAGTCCCACAGTTGGGATCGCGAGGGATTTCGGTAAAAGAGCCCCGGAATTGGACGGTGAAG ACCAAGACAGCTATGAGCCCCACGCTCGCAGGAAGTTTAACCCCAAGAGCAACCTCATGGTCGCCTACGACTTTGGCAAAAGGAGTGGTAATGATGACGTTAACGATGAAG TGTACGGCCTGGACAACTTCTGGGAAATGTTGGAGGCTTCGCCCGAGCGGGAAGGTCAGGACGCTAATGATGAGAAGACTTTGGAAAG CATTCCTCTGGACTGGTTTGTGAACGAGATGCTGAACAACCCAGACTTCGCGCGATCTGTGGTCCGCAAGTTCATCGACCTCAATCAG GACGGCATGCTATCATCGGAGGAACTACTAAGGAACGtcgtataa
- the LOC110381149 gene encoding allatotropins isoform X4, with protein sequence MNFSMHLAVAVAAAACLCIVAAAPEGRITRTKQQRPTRGFKNVEMMTARGFGKRDRPHTRAEHQDSYEPHARRKFNPKSNLMVAYDFGKRSGNDDVNDEEEEIRVTRGVFRPNSNVLIARGYGKRAPLPKNDRAVYGLDNFWEMLEASPEREGQDANDEKTLESIPLDWFVNEMLNNPDFARSVVRKFIDLNQDGMLSSEELLRNVV encoded by the exons ATGAATTTCTCAATGCACCTGGCAGTAGCAGTTGCAGCCGCGGCCTGCCTCTGCATAGTGGCCGCAGCCCCCGAGGGGCGGATCACCCGCACCAAACAGCAGCGCCCCACCCGTGGCTTCAAGAACGTCGAGATGATGACCGCTAGGGGATTCGGCAAGCGCGACAGACCACACACTAGGGCTGAGC ACCAAGACAGCTATGAGCCCCACGCTCGCAGGAAGTTTAACCCCAAGAGCAACCTCATGGTCGCCTACGACTTTGGCAAAAGGAGTGGTAATGATGACGTTAACGATGAAG AGGAAGAAATTAGAGTGACCAGGGGAGTTTTTAGACCCAACTCAAACGTACTTATCGCCAGGGGTTACGGCAAAAGGGCCCCTTTGCCAAAGAACGATCGAG CAGTGTACGGCCTGGACAACTTCTGGGAAATGTTGGAGGCTTCGCCCGAGCGGGAAGGTCAGGACGCTAATGATGAGAAGACTTTGGAAAG CATTCCTCTGGACTGGTTTGTGAACGAGATGCTGAACAACCCAGACTTCGCGCGATCTGTGGTCCGCAAGTTCATCGACCTCAATCAG GACGGCATGCTATCATCGGAGGAACTACTAAGGAACGtcgtataa
- the LOC110381149 gene encoding allatotropin isoform X5, whose product MNFSMHLAVAVAAAACLCIVAAAPEGRITRTKQQRPTRGFKNVEMMTARGFGKRDRPHTRAEHQDSYEPHARRKFNPKSNLMVAYDFGKRSGNDDVNDEAVYGLDNFWEMLEASPEREGQDANDEKTLESIPLDWFVNEMLNNPDFARSVVRKFIDLNQDGMLSSEELLRNVV is encoded by the exons ATGAATTTCTCAATGCACCTGGCAGTAGCAGTTGCAGCCGCGGCCTGCCTCTGCATAGTGGCCGCAGCCCCCGAGGGGCGGATCACCCGCACCAAACAGCAGCGCCCCACCCGTGGCTTCAAGAACGTCGAGATGATGACCGCTAGGGGATTCGGCAAGCGCGACAGACCACACACTAGGGCTGAGC ACCAAGACAGCTATGAGCCCCACGCTCGCAGGAAGTTTAACCCCAAGAGCAACCTCATGGTCGCCTACGACTTTGGCAAAAGGAGTGGTAATGATGACGTTAACGATGAAG CAGTGTACGGCCTGGACAACTTCTGGGAAATGTTGGAGGCTTCGCCCGAGCGGGAAGGTCAGGACGCTAATGATGAGAAGACTTTGGAAAG CATTCCTCTGGACTGGTTTGTGAACGAGATGCTGAACAACCCAGACTTCGCGCGATCTGTGGTCCGCAAGTTCATCGACCTCAATCAG GACGGCATGCTATCATCGGAGGAACTACTAAGGAACGtcgtataa
- the LOC110381149 gene encoding allatotropin isoform X6 — translation MNFSMHLAVAVAAAACLCIVAAAPEGRITRTKQQRPTRGFKNVEMMTARGFGKRDRPHTRAEHQDSYEPHARRKFNPKSNLMVAYDFGKRSGNDDVNDEVYGLDNFWEMLEASPEREGQDANDEKTLESIPLDWFVNEMLNNPDFARSVVRKFIDLNQDGMLSSEELLRNVV, via the exons ATGAATTTCTCAATGCACCTGGCAGTAGCAGTTGCAGCCGCGGCCTGCCTCTGCATAGTGGCCGCAGCCCCCGAGGGGCGGATCACCCGCACCAAACAGCAGCGCCCCACCCGTGGCTTCAAGAACGTCGAGATGATGACCGCTAGGGGATTCGGCAAGCGCGACAGACCACACACTAGGGCTGAGC ACCAAGACAGCTATGAGCCCCACGCTCGCAGGAAGTTTAACCCCAAGAGCAACCTCATGGTCGCCTACGACTTTGGCAAAAGGAGTGGTAATGATGACGTTAACGATGAAG TGTACGGCCTGGACAACTTCTGGGAAATGTTGGAGGCTTCGCCCGAGCGGGAAGGTCAGGACGCTAATGATGAGAAGACTTTGGAAAG CATTCCTCTGGACTGGTTTGTGAACGAGATGCTGAACAACCCAGACTTCGCGCGATCTGTGGTCCGCAAGTTCATCGACCTCAATCAG GACGGCATGCTATCATCGGAGGAACTACTAAGGAACGtcgtataa